The following proteins are encoded in a genomic region of Anomaloglossus baeobatrachus isolate aAnoBae1 chromosome 6, aAnoBae1.hap1, whole genome shotgun sequence:
- the NPVF gene encoding pro-FMRFamide-related neuropeptide VF — MARLSSSNIMLFSLFSFSILFGFSVCSEETTAANLESQEKYEDLFESREDFQNRRNINSNEYQYLGPKGLSEMSKYSSFPIIEREFLEERDLKPAANLPLRFGRASDDKVGKSIPNLPLRFGRYIPGKIQSTANLPQRFGRSQYGGHLVQSFASLPLRFGRTPNFQRLQHDKSYHLPEVKHRDENNERSQIWTYE, encoded by the exons ATGGCCAGGTTGTCATCCAGTAACATTATGCTCTTTTCTCTCTTTAGTTTTTCCATACTCTTTGGCTTTTCTGTCTGTTCTGAAGAGACAACAGCAGCAAATCTGGAAAGTCAAGAGAAATATGAGGACTTATTTGAG TCCAGAGAAGATTTCCAAAACCGGAGAAATATTAATTCTAATGAGTATCAATATTTGGGACCAAAAGGATTAAGTGAAATGAGTAAATATAGCAGCTTTCCAATCATTGAGAGGGAATTCCTTGAGGAGAGAGACCTGAAGCCGGCTGCGAACCTTCCACTGAGATTTGGAAGAGCGTCTGATGACAAAGTGGGAAAGAGCATCCCAAACTTACCTCTTAGGTTCGGACGATACATACCAGGAAAGATCCAGTCCACAGCTAATTTGCCCCAGAGGTTTGGAAGATCACAATATGGTGGTCATTTAGTGCAGTCATTTGCTTCACTACCACTTCGTTTTGGAAGAACACCAAATTTTCAAAGATTGCAGCATGATAAGAGCTACCACCTCCCAGAAGTCAAGCATCGCGATGAAAACAATGAAAG GAGCCAGATATGGACATATGAGTAA